The Dunckerocampus dactyliophorus isolate RoL2022-P2 chromosome 13, RoL_Ddac_1.1, whole genome shotgun sequence genome window below encodes:
- the plekhd1 gene encoding LOW QUALITY PROTEIN: pleckstrin homology domain-containing family D member 1 (The sequence of the model RefSeq protein was modified relative to this genomic sequence to represent the inferred CDS: deleted 2 bases in 2 codons), which produces MGVVVSVGQHAVRMNVSVCRRANAASSNLKRSFYWLDDVDLPASIPPSASLSIQLMSVLASAWLHPAELLRICLHAGVQYCCCCCLIVIDCFSNPFLIASILLSTPPPPPSSHPLLAGTLGRMFTSSSRSSVLSPWSSMEQSDSEALDISTKVQLHGVLWKRPFGRHSAKWSRRFFIIKDSFLLYYAENEKRSFDSSRIFNIHPKGVIPLGGCVVSATEDMGMPFGLVISLEDFSGTIVVAAESEEEQLHWMEMLQESGKVTWKNAQLGEAMIESLEAQGLQLAKEKQEYLDKLMEETEELSHQRAQREELERLNQVLEEEKMKFEEVVLELKAEQEQIKLDLDGTAQSLRGVESEKEELSSLTVMLQKSIEQLSEEKQRTLELLGEDKEVVEEEAEVEQENRKCQDTKDLLQDLHHIEEQMKLLLKEKEQADEKLRENQQRAELLQQEREFYSSQARTLQQSLSQLTADKQQTEAELQVEMESRLELEKRLKQAEEALRGLEKGLDSLDRTKERDERMRGDVTQLRRFFEECICAAEIEAKLPAIMKNAVYLHKAAARRIKSCRIQRRASRRHWLKHSKSFAAADEESGSVEDLRETARRLTCDSTFRETVCKIVARKDGAGFHQQ; this is translated from the exons ATGGGTGTAGTGGTGAGTGTTGGGCAGCATGCAGTGAgaatgaatgtgagcgtgtgcAGGCGTGCTAATGCTGCTTCCAGTAATCTGAAGCGGAGCTTTTACTGGCTGGACGACGTGGACCTCCCAGCATCCATCCCTCCCTCCGCCTCCCTCAGCATCCAGCTGATGAGCGTGTTGGCATCTGCATGGTTGCACCCTGCTGAGTTATTGAGGATTTGTTTGCATGCTGGTGTAcagtactgctgctgctgctgcttgattGTTATTGACTGTTTTTCAAATCCATTCCTCATAGCTTCCATTCTTCTTTCCACGCCTCCCCCTCCACCGTCCTCCCACCCTCTTCTTGCCGGAACGCTGGGGAGGATGTTCACGTCCTCGTCCAGAAGCTCAGTGTTATCCCCCTGGTCGTCCATGGAGCAGTCGGACTCAGAGGCGTTGGACATCAGCACCAAGGTGCAACTGCATGGTGTCCTGTGGAAGAGACCCTTTGGACGACACTCGGCCAAGTGGTCCCGCAG GTTCTTCATCATCAAGGACAGCTTTCTGCTCTACTATGCCGAGAACGAGAAGAGGAGCTTTGACAGCAGCAGGATCTTCAACATCCACCCCAAG GGCGTGATTCCCCTAGGGGGATGTGTAGTGTCAGCCACAGAGGACATGGGAATGCCCTTTGGTCTCGTCATCAGCCTGGAAGACTTCTCT GGCACCATCGTGGTGGCGGCCGAGTCGGAGGAGGAGCAGCTGCACTGGATGGAGATGCTGCAGGAGTCAGGCAAAGT CACGTGGAAGAACGCCCAGCTGGGGGAGGCCATGATAGAGAGTCTGGAGGCTCAGGGTCTGCAGCTGGCCAAGGAGAAGCAGGAGTACCTGG ATAAGCTGATGGAGGAGACGGAGGAGCTGAGTCACCAGCGAGCTCAGAGAGAA GAGCTGGAGCGTCTCAATCAAGttctggaggaggagaagatgaAGTTTGAGGAGGTCGTGCTGGAACTGAAGGCCGAGCAGGAGCAAATTAAACT AGACCTGGACGGCACGGCTCAGTCGCTGCGAGGCGTGGAGAGCGAGAAGGAGGAGCTGAGCAGTTTGACCGTCATGCTGCAGAAGTCCATCGAG CAACTCTCTGAGGAGAAGCAGAGAACTTTGGAGCTGTTGGGGGAAGACAaggaggtggtggaggaggaggcagagGTGGAGCAAGAGAATAGGAAGTGCCAGGATACCAAGGACCTTCTGCAGGACCTGCACCACATTGAGGAGCAGATGAAGCTCCTGCTGAAGGAGAAGGAGCAGGCTGATGAAAA GCTGAGGGAGAACCAGCAGCGAGCAGAGCTTCTCCAGCAGGAAAGGGAGTTCTACTCGTCTCAGGCCAGAACGCTGCAGCAGTCGCTCTCTCAGCTCACCGCGGACAAGCAGCAGACGGAGGCGGAGCTTCAG GTGGAGATGGAGTCCCGCCTGGAGCTGGAGAAGAGGCTGAAGCAGGCCGAGGAGGCC CTGCGGGGCCTGGAGAAAGGCCTGGACTCTCTGGACCGCACCAAGGAGCGAGACGAGAGGATGCGG GGGGACGTCACACAGCTGAGGC GCTTCTTTGAGGAGTGCATCTGCGCGGCCGAGATTGAAGCCAAGCTGCCGGCCATCATGAAGAACGCCGTCTACCTCCACAAGGCGGCCGCACGCAGGATCAAGAGCTGCCGCATCCAGAGGAGAGCCTCTCGACGCCACTGGC TCAAACATTCCAAGTCGTTTGCCGCCGCCGACGAGGAGAGCGGCAGCGTGGAGGATCTGAGGGAGACGGCCCGCAGACTCACCTGCGACAGCACCTTCAGAGAGACCGTCTGCAAGATCGTGGCACGCAAAGACGGCGCCGGCTTCCACCAGCAATGA